One Bradyrhizobium sp. CCGB12 genomic window carries:
- a CDS encoding ABC transporter substrate-binding protein, which yields MTENKNSKLPSAGGFNRRSLLKAAGASGLATAFNMPMPNIAHAAGNTIKIGWVGCLSGVRAPFAEPDTWIHERIKKHVKDGLKIGGKTWQVEFVFKDNQSDPNRSSVVASELVLREKCDLILVEDGDAQAPVQELSDARGIPSISTMVPWQGWMFPRKSTPDKGFPYSFHFFWGADDVVKNFMGMWQSVDTNKKVGTLYIDNPAGTAFSDPKLGLPAGIAQGGYQEFAAGKFQIATDDFTNQVSAFKNNGIDIVSGFTYGNHWVTLWNQAAQAGFRPQICTVAAAFLFPSAVNALGDRGDGMSTEVWWTPAYPFKSSLTGQSAGELAAEWETTTGKQWTQPIGYAHALWEVALAALQKSDPKDKNSLRDAIAGLDMETVVGPVKFKGTPIKNVAVTSLSGGQWRKTKGGKSKYELLIVHNGTAPFIPKQADLALLSKLA from the coding sequence ATGACTGAGAACAAGAATTCGAAGCTACCGTCGGCAGGCGGGTTCAATCGGCGCAGTCTGCTGAAGGCCGCCGGCGCCAGCGGGCTTGCCACGGCGTTCAATATGCCGATGCCCAACATCGCGCACGCTGCCGGCAACACCATCAAGATCGGTTGGGTCGGCTGTCTCTCCGGCGTCCGTGCGCCGTTTGCCGAGCCCGACACCTGGATCCACGAGCGGATCAAGAAGCATGTCAAGGATGGCCTGAAGATTGGCGGCAAGACCTGGCAGGTCGAGTTCGTCTTCAAGGACAACCAGTCGGACCCGAACCGCTCATCGGTGGTCGCCAGCGAATTGGTGCTGCGCGAAAAATGCGACCTGATCCTGGTCGAGGACGGTGACGCGCAGGCGCCGGTGCAGGAACTGTCCGACGCCCGCGGCATCCCCTCGATCTCGACCATGGTGCCCTGGCAGGGCTGGATGTTTCCGCGCAAATCGACGCCGGACAAGGGCTTTCCCTACAGCTTCCATTTCTTCTGGGGCGCCGACGATGTCGTGAAGAATTTCATGGGCATGTGGCAGTCGGTCGACACCAACAAGAAGGTCGGCACGCTCTATATCGATAATCCGGCGGGTACGGCCTTCTCCGATCCGAAGCTCGGATTGCCGGCCGGCATCGCGCAGGGCGGCTATCAGGAATTCGCGGCCGGCAAGTTCCAGATCGCGACCGACGACTTCACCAATCAGGTCTCGGCCTTCAAGAACAACGGCATCGATATCGTCTCAGGCTTTACCTATGGCAATCACTGGGTGACGCTGTGGAATCAGGCCGCGCAGGCAGGCTTCCGGCCGCAGATATGCACGGTGGCAGCAGCCTTCCTGTTCCCGAGCGCGGTGAACGCACTCGGCGATCGCGGCGACGGCATGTCCACGGAAGTATGGTGGACGCCGGCCTATCCCTTCAAATCGTCATTGACCGGACAGAGCGCCGGCGAGCTTGCCGCGGAATGGGAAACCACGACGGGCAAGCAATGGACCCAGCCGATCGGATACGCCCATGCCCTGTGGGAGGTTGCGCTCGCCGCCCTGCAGAAGAGCGACCCGAAGGACAAGAACTCGCTGCGCGATGCGATTGCGGGTCTCGACATGGAGACCGTGGTCGGGCCCGTCAAGTTCAAGGGCACTCCAATCAAGAACGTCGCGGTGACCTCGCTGTCGGGCGGGCAATGGCGCAAGACCAAGGGTGGCAAGTCGAAATACGAGCTGCTGATCGTGCACAACGGCACCGCGCCGTTCATCCCGAAGCAGGCCGACCTCGCGCTGCTCTCCAAGCTCGCCTGA
- a CDS encoding ABC transporter ATP-binding protein, whose translation MAPLLRVSGLCKRFGEIVVADDVGFELARGECLGVIGPNGAGKSSLLNLIVGLVGADGGSIVLDGEDITALPPHRRARKGLGRAFQIPQPFPHLSVYENALVAACYGAGLAGEAASTWTMEVLQRTGLAAKADKLAGALPLIDRKRLEFAKALASRPTLILLDEIAAGLTEPEVERLVAIIQSVKADHAIIWIEHIPHALRAVSDRILVLNFGRKVLEGPPADVMDSAVVREIYMGLKADGVA comes from the coding sequence ATGGCACCGCTCCTGCGCGTCAGCGGACTGTGCAAGCGCTTTGGCGAGATCGTCGTCGCCGACGATGTCGGCTTCGAGCTGGCGCGCGGCGAGTGTCTCGGCGTGATCGGCCCGAACGGCGCCGGCAAGAGCTCGCTGTTGAACCTGATCGTCGGCCTCGTCGGGGCCGACGGTGGGTCGATCGTGCTCGACGGTGAGGACATCACCGCCTTGCCGCCGCATCGCCGCGCGCGCAAGGGCCTCGGGCGCGCGTTCCAGATTCCGCAGCCGTTTCCGCATCTGTCGGTCTATGAGAATGCGCTGGTTGCCGCCTGTTACGGCGCCGGCCTCGCCGGCGAGGCTGCGTCGACCTGGACGATGGAGGTGCTGCAGCGGACTGGGCTCGCGGCCAAGGCCGACAAGCTCGCCGGCGCCCTGCCGTTGATCGACCGCAAGCGGCTGGAGTTCGCCAAGGCGCTGGCATCCAGGCCGACATTGATCCTGCTCGACGAGATCGCGGCCGGCCTGACCGAGCCCGAGGTCGAGCGCCTGGTTGCCATCATTCAGTCGGTCAAGGCTGATCACGCGATCATCTGGATCGAGCACATTCCGCACGCCTTGCGCGCGGTTTCGGATCGTATCCTGGTGCTCAATTTCGGCCGCAAGGTTCTGGAGGGACCGCCGGCGGATGTCATGGACAGCGCCGTGGTGCGCGAAATCTACATGGGACTGAAGGCCGATGGCGTTGCTTGA